Proteins from a genomic interval of Papaver somniferum cultivar HN1 chromosome 4, ASM357369v1, whole genome shotgun sequence:
- the LOC113274726 gene encoding cytochrome P450 86A2-like — protein sequence MDTSTMFLIFSTSFIIVIVSYTIWFNLIKRSLKGPRVWPLLGSLPGLIENHDRLHDWITENLRKCGGTYQTCICAVPFLARKQGLVTVTSDPKNIEHILKSRFENYPKGPTWQSVFHDLLGEGIFNSDGDTWLFQRKTAALEFTTRTLRQAMARWLNQTIKFGFCPILKTAQLECKPVDLQDLLLRLTFDNICGLIVGRDPQTLSAGLPENRFATAFDRATEATLQRFVLPKVVWQLRKWLRLGMEVTLSQSLDHIDEYLSNVIKTRKLELLSKPGSGATAQHDDLLSRFMKKKESYSESFLQHVALNFILAGRDTSSVALSWFFWLCIQNPRVEEKILNEICTVLIETRGDDTTKWTDEPLGFEENDRLVYLKAALSETLRLYPSVPEDSKHVAVDDVLPDGTFVPAGSAVTYSIYSTGRMESTWGEDCLEFKPERWLSKDEKQFEAKDQFRFVSFNAGPRICLGKDLAYLQMKSVAAAVLLRHKLTIAEGHKVEQKMSLTLFMKYGLKVNVHHRDLTDVPAQLRGKVCL from the coding sequence ATGGATACTTCTACTATGTTCTTAATCTTCTCTACTTCATTCATAATAGTGATAGTTTCTTACACAATTTGGTTCAATCTAATCAAACGTTCGTTAAAGGGTCCAAGAGTATGGCCATTGTTGGGAAGCTTACCAGGTTTAATAGAAAACCATGATCGTTTACATGATTGGATTACTGAGAATCTACGTAAATGTGGTGGTACATATCAAACATGCATCTGCGCAGTGCCGTTTTTAGCTCGGAAACAAGGATTAGTAACGGTTACAAGCGATCCGAAGAATATAGAACATATTTTGAAGAGCCGGTTTGAGAATTATCCAAAGGGACCAACTTGGCAATCTGTGTTTCATGATCTACTTGGTGAAGGTATTTTCAATTCAGATGGTGATACATGGTTATTTCAAAGGAAAACAGCTGCATTAGAGTTCACTACACGTACACTTCGACAAGCTATGGCTCGATGGCTTAATCAGACTATCAAATTTGGGTTCTGTCCGATTCTTAAAACCGCTCAGCTCGAATGTAAACCCGTCgatcttcaagatcttcttctccGGCTAACATTTGATAATATCTGCGGGCTTATAGTCGGAAGAGATCCGCAAACATTATCGGCCGGGTTACCGGAGAATCGTTTTGCTACGGCGTTCGATCGAGCTACTGAAGCCACACTTCAGCGTTTTGTGTTACCTAAAGTTGTTTGGCAGCTAAGGAAATGGCTCCGGCTCGGAATGGAAGTCACATTGAGTCAAAGCCTTGACCACATCGACGAATATCTATCCAACGTCATCAAGACACGTAAGCTGGAATTGCTGAGTAAGCCAGGCAGTGGGGCCACAGCTCAACATGACGATTTGCTATCAAGGTTTATGAAGAAGAAAGAATCCTACTCAGAGTCATTCCTCCAACACGTGGCACTCAATTTCATCCTAGCTGGACGTGACACGTCATCAGTTGCACTTAGCTGGTTCTTTTGGTTGTGTATCCAAAACCCTAGAGttgaagagaagatcctcaatgaAATCTGCACCGTTCTGATTGAGACACGTGGTGATGATACAACGAAATGGACGGATGAACCCTTGGGGTTTGAGGAGAATGACCGTCTGGTCTACTTGAAAGCAGCATTGTCCGAGACCCTCCGGCTATATCCTTCCGTCCCCGAGGATTCGAAACACGTAGCTGTCGACGACGTGTTACCTGACGGCACATTTGTCCCAGCAGGCTCGGCGGTCACTTATTCGATATACTCGACCGGCCGGATGGAGTCAACATGGGGTGAAGATTGTCTAGAGTTCAAACCAGAGAGGTGGTTATCAAAAGATGAGAAGCAATTTGAAGCCAAGGATCAATTCAGATTTGTGTCTTTCAATGCTGGTCCAAGAATTTGCTTAGGGAAAGATTTGGCTTATTTACAGATGAAATCTGTTGCTGCAGCTGTATTATTACGACACAAGCTCACAATAGCAGAAGGGCATAAAGTGGAACAGAAAATGTCATTGACTTTGTTCATGAAATATGGACTGAAAGTCAATGTGCATCACAGAGATCTGACAGATGTCCCAGCACAACTACGTGGAAAGGTGTGTTTGTGA
- the LOC113274727 gene encoding sec1 family domain-containing protein MIP3-like: MAMADVVKSCLDSIRQISEEVEGAVIYLDAGCTEAFQFIGAVPLLLELGACAVCSLENASALDAVVDWNSNAKNAKKMVVITSRLLSDAHRYILRCLSMHQAILHCTIFTSISEVAHSTYPDSPLGPDAFREYESLLLQDYEELVRKCEIEKKSLSRPSVFGRSEASILGENLASEDEGWSKFSPSEEEIPRTPRTPRENLDEPNSLVTKRDGLLRVDISVNHFPMVLCPLSPRVFVLPSEGTIAEACLSSEHEDFLGPGLPSISTGVPSDGEDTPPGAILTAHLLYHLAAKMDLKMEIFSLGDLSKTIGKIMMDMSSLYDVGRRKRSAGLLLIDRTLDLLTPCCHGDSLVDRIFSSLPRRQRSSSSSVNQNKHGPGTIQRAPLDAQIPLGKLYTKEEPAIWPIEGIEAFLSGWSSNEPSSPIPVPTDRSTISGETSAQSEIGSLSGSFVTTENHRGAEYLEALMDRRTKDAAILIKKWLQETMRREKVSVNVRTRTSFPAASELQSMAKAVAKDQSSLLRNKGIIQLAIAAAHSLSEPHTSHWDAFVSAEKILNASCGDTSQTLSAQIRDLINTSVLVKTLDQKEQSKESSQGLLSFRDALLLAITGYILAGENFPTSGSDGPFSWEEDHFLKEAIVDALLENPSGARLKFFHGMEEVLEANLNKHKSEKSKENSSNQSTLEDFDDDQWGNWGDEDAESNNEQVYGDMQLKLELRDRVDNLFKFFHKLSSLKTKNVTLRNGPLGLESSYGGDPYMGKGLLYKLLTMVLGKYEVPGLEYHSSAVTRLFKSGFGRFGLGQAKPSLGGQSVILVFVVGGINCHEVLEAREALSQSGRPDVELIIGGTTLLTPNDMLDLLLGS, from the exons ATGGCTATGGCTGATGTGGTGAAGTCTTGTTTGGATTCTATTCGACAA ATATCGGAGGAAGTAGAAGGTGCAGTAATTTACCTGGATGCTGGTTGCACAGAAGCCTTTCAGTTTATTGGAGCGGTTCCATTGTTGTTGGAACTTGGAGCTTGCGCAGTTTGCAGTCTTGAAAACGCATCTGCTCTTGATGCT GTGGTCGACTGGAACTCAAATGCCAAGAATGCAAAGAAAATGGTGGTCATCACATCACGTCTTTTAAGCGACGCACATCGGTATATTCTTCGCTGCCTGAGCATGCATCAAGCTATTCTTCATTGCACCATCTTTACATCTATCTCAGAG GTAGCTCACTCAACGTATCCTGACTCGCCATTAGGACCAGATGCCTTCCGTGAATATGAATCCTTACTTCTCCAAGATTATGAGGAGCTTGTTAGAAAGTGTGAGATAGAGAAGAAAAGTTTATCTCGACCCAGTGTCTTTGGACGATCAGAAGCAAGCATCCTCGGTGAAAATTTAGCATCAGAAGATGAAGGTTGGTCAAAATTTAGTCCGAGCGAAGAAGAAATCCCTCGCACACCTCGTACACCAAGAGAAAATTTGGATGAACCAAACTCACTGGTTACCAAAAGAGACGGTTTGCTTCGAGTCGATATATCTGTTAACCACTTCCCTATGGTTTTATGCCCTCTATCTCCGAGAGTGTTTGTCTTACCTTCAGAGGGAACAATCGCAGAAGCATGCTTATCATCTGAACATGAAGATTTTCTTGGTCCTGGATTGCCTTCCATAAGTACTGGAGTGCCTTCTGATGGCGAGGACACTCCACCTGGAGCAATCCTTACCGCTCATCTACTTTACCATCTTGCTGCGAAG ATGGATTTGAAAATGGAGATATTTTCTCTAGGTGACTTGTCGAAAACCATTGGGAAGATTATGATGGACATGTCAAGTCTTTATGATGTTGGCAGACGAAAAAGATCAGCAGGTTTATTACTTATTGACCGTACGCTCGATTTGCTTACCCCATGCTGTCATGGTGACTCACTTGTTGATCGTATTTTCTCATCTCTGCCTCGTAGGCAaagatcatcttcttcttctgtaaACCAAAATAAGCATGGCCCTGGCACGATACAACGTGCTCCGCTAGATGCTCAGATACCACTTGGAAAACTTTACACCAAAGAAGAACCTGCCATTTGGCCGATAGAAGGAATTGAGGCTTTTTTAAGTGGTTGGAGTTCAAATGAACCTTCAAGTCCAATCCCTGTTCCTACTGATAGAAGCACAATTTCTGGCGAAACTTCTGCACAATCTGAAATTGGATCACTTAGTGGGTCGTTTGTAACAACTGAAAATCATCGTGGAGCAGAATATTTAGAAGCATTAATGGATAGAAGAACAAAAGATGCGGCAATACTGATAAAGAAATGGCTCCAGGAAACAATGCGACGAGAAAAAGTGTCTGTCAATGTGAGAACTCGCACAAGCTTTCCGGCGGCATCAGAGTTGCAGTCTATGGCGAAAGCTGTGGCAAAGGATCAGTCATCTTTATTGAGGAACAAAGGGATTATTCAACTAGCTATAGCTGCGGCACATTCCTTAAGTGAACCTCATACTTCTCATTGGGATGCATTTGTCAGCGCTGAGAAAATATTGAACGCAAGTTGTGGAGATACTAGCCAAACTCTTTCTGCCCAAATCCGGGATCTCATCAATACGAGTGTTTTGGTCAAAACGCTAGATCAGAAAGAGCAGAGTAAGGAATCTTCTCAGGGTCTTCTATCTTTCCGAGATGCTCTTCTCCTTGCAATCACGGGATATATCTTGGCTGGTGAAAATTTTCCGACATCCGGGTCTGATGGTCCTTTTTCTTGGGAAGAGGATCATTTTTTGAAGGAAGCTATAGTGGATGCACTACTTGAGAATCCATCAGGTGCAAGGTTGAAATTTTTCCATGGCATGGAGGAAGTTCTTGAAGCTAATTTAAACAAGCACAagtctgaaaaatctaaagaaaatTCTTCCAATCAGTCCACATTGGAGGACTTCGATGACGATCAATGGGGTAACTGGGGTGATGAAGATGCAGAAAGTAACAACGAACAAGTGTACGGTGATATGCAACTCAAGTTGGAATTGCGTGATAGGGTGGACAATCTTTTCAAATTCTTTCACAAATTATCCAGTCTAAAAACGAAAAATGTAACACTCAGAAATGGACCACTGGGATTAGAAAGCAGCTATGGAGGGGATCCTTATATGGGCAAAGGATTGCTTTATAAACTTCTCACCATGGTTCTTGGCAAGTATGAAGTACCTGGATTGGAGTACCATTCATCTGCAGTCACAAGGCTTTTTAAAAGCGGATTTGGTAGATTTGGCCTTGGACAG GCAAAACCGAGTCTCGGTGGCCAAAGTGTTATTCTGGTTTTTGTAGTTGGTGGAATCAACTGTCACGAG GTCCTTGAAGCGCGGGAAGCATTGTCACAGAGTGGAAGACCAGATGTTGAGTTGATCATCGGTGGTACGACTCTTTTAACTCCAAATGATATGCTTGATTTACTATTGGGATCCTAA